The following are from one region of the Advenella mimigardefordensis DPN7 genome:
- the phnN gene encoding phosphonate metabolism protein/1,5-bisphosphokinase (PRPP-forming) PhnN, translating into MAGQLVYVMGPSGSGKDSLLQSAASRKGSALRLMKRYITRSAESEGEDAFSLSPEAFDAMQARGAFAMSWRANGLAYGIPIELDELLEQGHTVLVNGSRAYCEAAVQRYPLALVVLVQVDPPLLLQRLLQRGRESREEIAQRLARNTALDAAFIETLRKQGARVVVVDNSGDLDTAVTQFLHTIEQATTLEQQ; encoded by the coding sequence ATGGCAGGCCAGCTGGTATACGTGATGGGGCCTTCCGGATCGGGTAAGGACAGTTTGCTGCAATCGGCCGCCAGCCGCAAGGGATCAGCGTTGCGGCTGATGAAGCGCTATATTACGCGGTCGGCGGAGTCTGAGGGAGAAGACGCCTTTTCCCTGTCGCCCGAAGCGTTTGATGCGATGCAGGCACGCGGCGCGTTTGCCATGAGCTGGCGTGCCAACGGCCTGGCCTATGGTATCCCGATAGAACTTGATGAACTGCTGGAACAGGGGCATACGGTATTAGTCAACGGTTCGCGGGCCTACTGCGAAGCTGCGGTACAGCGCTATCCCTTGGCGTTGGTGGTGTTGGTGCAGGTTGATCCGCCCCTGCTGCTGCAACGCCTGCTGCAGCGTGGCCGCGAAAGTCGTGAGGAAATTGCGCAGCGACTGGCGCGCAATACGGCGCTTGATGCCGCCTTCATCGAAACATTGCGCAAACAGGGCGCACGCGTGGTGGTCGTTGATAACTCGGGTGATCTGGACACTGCGGTTACGCAGTTTTTGCATACAATTGAGCAGGCCACGACACTGGAGCAGCAATGA